A window from Streptomyces subrutilus encodes these proteins:
- a CDS encoding sensor histidine kinase, with protein MLPKIPRPHRDDVFLAVVSVLAGLLLWSLGVYSSGDRHLLPDWAALVPLLALGAMELLRRSLPNVTLAVGTAGIIADQFTVGNLATVLIFTDLMYAAVVYGKPPMARRLPVTTGLITVAVAIASVAWLRTPQALLIGVVTGLVSFGPALTGATLRNHREAAVAARLRAEQTALLAEMDRKQAVTAERARMARELHDMVANHLSAIAIHSTAALSIDRPDTSREALGVIRENSVQGLSEMRRLIGLLRDAGAAREAVASPSLDALDALVGQAGANGSASGLEFVLRDGRPGREGAAPVPAPVELAAYRIVQESLTNALKHALPGTVTVGVAYGGGLLTVAVDSPYGEGSGPRAPGSGAGLIGMRERAELLGGRFTAGPAGAVWRVRALLPADERAVEA; from the coding sequence GTGCTGCCGAAGATCCCCCGCCCCCACCGCGACGACGTGTTCCTCGCCGTGGTCAGCGTGCTCGCCGGCCTCCTGCTGTGGTCGCTCGGCGTGTACTCCTCCGGCGACCGCCACCTGCTCCCCGACTGGGCGGCCCTGGTCCCGCTGCTCGCGCTCGGTGCGATGGAACTGCTGCGGCGCTCGCTGCCGAACGTGACGCTGGCCGTCGGCACCGCCGGAATCATCGCGGACCAGTTCACGGTGGGGAACCTGGCCACCGTCCTGATCTTCACCGACCTGATGTACGCGGCCGTGGTCTACGGGAAACCGCCCATGGCCCGCCGGCTCCCCGTCACCACCGGCCTGATCACCGTGGCCGTCGCCATCGCCTCGGTGGCCTGGCTGCGCACCCCGCAGGCCCTGCTGATCGGCGTGGTCACCGGGCTGGTCAGTTTCGGCCCGGCGCTGACCGGGGCCACCCTGCGCAACCACCGCGAGGCCGCCGTGGCGGCCCGGCTGCGGGCCGAACAGACCGCACTGCTGGCCGAGATGGACCGCAAGCAGGCGGTGACGGCCGAGCGCGCCCGGATGGCCCGCGAGCTGCACGACATGGTGGCCAACCACCTGTCGGCCATCGCCATCCACTCCACCGCCGCGCTCTCCATCGACCGGCCGGACACCAGCCGCGAGGCGCTCGGTGTGATCCGGGAGAACAGCGTCCAGGGCCTGTCCGAGATGCGCCGGCTGATCGGACTGCTGCGGGACGCGGGCGCGGCGCGGGAGGCGGTCGCCAGCCCTTCGCTGGACGCCCTGGACGCCCTGGTCGGGCAGGCCGGGGCCAACGGCTCGGCGAGCGGCTTGGAGTTCGTGCTGCGCGACGGCCGGCCGGGCCGGGAGGGGGCCGCGCCGGTGCCGGCGCCGGTGGAGCTGGCGGCGTACCGGATCGTGCAGGAGTCGCTGACCAATGCCCTCAAGCACGCCCTCCCGGGCACGGTCACGGTCGGCGTCGCGTACGGGGGCGGCCTGCTGACGGTGGCCGTCGACTCCCCGTACGGGGAAGGGTCCGGGCCGCGCGCCCCGGGGTCGGGGGCCGGGCTGATCGGCATGCGGGAGCGCGCGGAGCTGCTGGGCGGCCGGTTCACGGCCGGCCCGGCCGGCGCGGTGTGGCGGGTGCGGGCGCTGCTGCCCGCCGACGAGAGGGCGGTGGAGGCATGA
- a CDS encoding response regulator, whose amino-acid sequence MTLRVVVAEDQSAVRAGLVLILRSAGDIEVVGEAADGEEAVRLARELRPDLVLMDVQMPRLDGVSATRLVVGEGLADVLVLTTFDLDEYVFGALRAGAAGFLLKDADAAELIAAVRTVAGGEGLIAPAVTRRLIAEFASPRVRRPEVAPERAAALASLTRREREVLGCLGDGLSNAEVAARLEMAEATVKTHVSRLLGKLHLRSRVQAAVFAREQGP is encoded by the coding sequence ATGACCTTGCGGGTGGTGGTGGCCGAGGACCAGAGCGCGGTCCGGGCCGGGCTGGTGCTGATCCTGCGCAGCGCGGGCGACATCGAGGTGGTGGGCGAGGCGGCGGACGGCGAGGAGGCGGTGCGGCTGGCGCGCGAGCTGCGTCCGGACCTGGTGCTGATGGACGTGCAGATGCCGCGGCTCGACGGGGTGTCGGCGACGCGCCTCGTGGTCGGGGAGGGGCTGGCCGACGTCCTGGTCCTGACCACCTTCGACCTCGACGAGTACGTCTTCGGGGCGCTGCGGGCCGGGGCCGCGGGCTTCCTGCTGAAGGACGCGGACGCCGCCGAACTGATCGCGGCGGTACGGACGGTCGCGGGCGGGGAGGGTCTGATCGCGCCGGCGGTGACCCGGCGGCTGATCGCCGAGTTCGCCTCGCCGCGGGTGCGGCGGCCGGAGGTGGCGCCGGAGCGGGCCGCGGCCCTGGCCTCGCTGACCCGCAGGGAGCGGGAGGTCCTGGGGTGCCTGGGCGACGGGCTCTCGAACGCGGAGGTGGCGGCGCGGCTGGAGATGGCGGAGGCCACGGTGAAGACGCACGTCAGCAGACTGCTGGGGAAGCTGCACCTGCGCAGCAGGGTCCAGGCCGCCGTCTTCGCCCGGGAACAGGGTCCGTAG
- a CDS encoding alcohol dehydrogenase catalytic domain-containing protein — protein MTSATAPDAPAPAAVRAPAKIAVVGAYGAGKTSLIHAAGAATGLPSAHGTPMRDPAGGAAKPLEEATEPELVQLVVRRLTERVLAEAALPGAFLSDGSLLHEWVYATVRLAVGLHPGPDVPYEAVRAGAGPYREVLDHLGREVLHRALSGYDAFVHLPVEFPLGDPVPPISEHFRALSDRLLLDTLERAGATVHTVTGPPPQRLAALTALIEARPRAVRPRPLPSPPPPPTPEDHRMHAIGISQYGAPEVLALVERPRPSAAPGEVLVRVLAAAVNPTDLMLRSGELGPYVAAFAPPHTPGMDASGEVVEVGPGVTDLAPGDRVMAFVNPFTAAGGAQAEYVAVPAGHAVRLPDELPTREAAGLPMNGLTAHQALALLDLAPGATLAVTGGAGALGGYAVELARHRGLRVLADAADADRALLERLGADVVVPRGATPEATAAAYRAAAPDGVDGLVDAAVLGAPALDAVRDGGALVKCRPYELPETRGIRVHQAFVVDHPDKRAALAELAALAAGGAVTLRTAALLPAAEAARAHALLERGGVRGRLILTF, from the coding sequence GTGACGTCCGCCACCGCGCCCGACGCCCCCGCCCCCGCCGCCGTGCGAGCCCCCGCGAAGATCGCCGTCGTCGGCGCGTACGGCGCCGGCAAGACCAGCCTCATCCACGCGGCCGGTGCGGCCACCGGACTGCCGTCCGCGCACGGCACGCCCATGCGGGACCCGGCCGGCGGCGCGGCGAAGCCACTGGAGGAGGCCACCGAGCCCGAGCTCGTCCAGCTCGTGGTGCGCCGCCTCACCGAACGGGTCCTGGCCGAGGCCGCCCTGCCCGGCGCGTTCCTCTCCGACGGCTCGCTGCTGCACGAGTGGGTGTACGCCACCGTCCGCCTCGCGGTCGGCCTGCACCCCGGCCCGGACGTCCCGTACGAGGCCGTCCGGGCCGGCGCGGGCCCGTACCGGGAGGTGCTCGACCACCTCGGCCGCGAGGTCCTGCACCGCGCCCTGTCCGGCTACGACGCCTTCGTGCACCTGCCCGTCGAATTCCCGCTGGGCGATCCGGTCCCGCCCATCAGCGAGCACTTCCGGGCCCTGTCCGACCGGTTGCTGCTGGACACCCTGGAACGCGCCGGCGCCACCGTCCACACCGTCACCGGCCCCCCGCCGCAGCGGCTCGCCGCGCTCACCGCGCTGATCGAAGCCCGGCCGCGAGCCGTCCGGCCCCGTCCACTGCCCTCCCCGCCCCCGCCCCCGACACCGGAAGACCACCGCATGCACGCCATCGGCATATCCCAGTACGGCGCACCCGAGGTCCTCGCCCTCGTCGAGCGGCCCCGGCCCTCCGCCGCGCCCGGCGAGGTCCTCGTCCGCGTCCTCGCCGCCGCCGTCAACCCGACCGACCTGATGCTCCGCAGCGGCGAACTCGGCCCGTACGTGGCCGCGTTCGCACCGCCCCACACCCCGGGCATGGACGCCTCGGGGGAGGTCGTGGAGGTGGGGCCGGGCGTCACCGACCTCGCGCCGGGCGACCGGGTGATGGCCTTCGTGAACCCGTTCACCGCGGCCGGCGGGGCCCAGGCCGAGTACGTCGCCGTCCCCGCCGGGCACGCGGTGCGCCTGCCCGACGAACTGCCGACGCGGGAGGCCGCCGGCCTGCCGATGAACGGCCTCACCGCCCACCAGGCCCTGGCCCTGCTCGACCTGGCGCCCGGCGCCACGCTCGCGGTCACCGGCGGCGCCGGAGCCCTGGGCGGCTACGCCGTCGAACTGGCCCGGCACCGGGGACTGCGGGTCCTCGCCGACGCCGCCGACGCCGACCGCGCGCTGCTGGAGCGGCTCGGCGCGGACGTGGTCGTCCCCCGCGGAGCCACGCCCGAGGCGACCGCGGCCGCCTACCGGGCCGCGGCGCCGGACGGGGTCGACGGGCTCGTCGACGCGGCCGTGCTCGGCGCGCCCGCCCTCGACGCCGTCCGGGACGGCGGGGCGCTGGTGAAGTGCCGCCCGTACGAGCTGCCCGAGACCCGCGGCATCCGCGTGCACCAGGCCTTCGTCGTCGACCACCCGGACAAGCGGGCCGCCCTCGCCGAGCTCGCCGCGCTGGCCGCTGGGGGAGCGGTGACCCTGCGCACGGCCGCCCTGCTCCCGGCGGCCGAGGCGGCCCGCGCGCACGCCCTGCTGGAGCGCGGCGGCGTCCGCGGCCGGCTGATCCTTACCTTCTGA
- a CDS encoding HAD family hydrolase — protein MTRAAFFDVDHTLTTSAGLFRFLSYWYAATGRPPHHSARERQRLKAMTAAGVSREETNRSYVGLYAGADRGLITRLARDWFRAELSAGGHFNEPVLSALHRHRAAGDLVVLVSGSLPALLEPLADQVGAHHILCTEPETDPATDTYTGRLVRRPHQPMIGRAKADAVRLFAAAHRIDLAASTAYGDHVSDAPLLETTGRGVRVGCDPVLRQLGARAGWGYLPGAPDPRPLPLPRPVAAAAARTPERLVP, from the coding sequence ATGACCCGCGCCGCGTTCTTCGACGTCGACCACACCCTCACCACCTCGGCGGGCCTCTTCCGGTTCCTCTCGTACTGGTACGCCGCCACCGGCCGCCCGCCCCACCACTCCGCGCGGGAACGCCAGCGCCTCAAGGCCATGACGGCCGCCGGAGTCAGCCGCGAAGAGACCAACCGCAGCTACGTCGGCCTGTACGCCGGAGCCGACCGCGGGCTGATCACCCGGCTCGCCCGGGACTGGTTCCGCGCCGAGCTGAGCGCGGGCGGCCACTTCAACGAGCCCGTGCTGAGCGCCCTGCACCGGCACCGGGCGGCCGGCGACCTCGTCGTCCTGGTCTCCGGCTCCCTCCCGGCGCTGCTGGAGCCGCTGGCCGACCAGGTCGGCGCCCACCACATCCTGTGCACGGAGCCGGAGACCGACCCGGCCACCGACACCTACACCGGCCGACTGGTGCGCCGCCCCCACCAGCCGATGATCGGCCGGGCCAAGGCCGACGCCGTACGCCTCTTCGCCGCCGCCCACCGCATCGACCTCGCGGCCTCCACCGCCTACGGCGACCACGTCTCCGACGCGCCGCTCCTGGAGACCACCGGCCGGGGCGTGCGCGTCGGCTGCGACCCGGTGCTGCGCCAGCTCGGCGCCCGCGCCGGCTGGGGGTACCTGCCGGGCGCCCCCGACCCCCGCCCGCTCCCGCTGCCGCGGCCCGTCGCGGCCGCGGCCGCCCGCACCCCCGAAAGGCTCGTCCCGTGA
- a CDS encoding acyl carrier protein, producing the protein MTTATATPVAALTEVILDVLVTKYEAPAGTTPDTEFERLGYDSLVLVEVAVDLTRRFGVEITDDELHQAGTTAKAARVLADRGVRA; encoded by the coding sequence ATGACCACCGCAACCGCCACCCCCGTCGCCGCCCTGACCGAGGTCATCCTCGACGTGCTCGTCACCAAGTACGAGGCACCCGCCGGCACCACCCCCGACACCGAGTTCGAGCGCCTCGGCTACGACTCGCTCGTCCTCGTCGAGGTCGCCGTCGACCTGACCCGGCGCTTCGGCGTCGAGATCACGGACGACGAGCTCCACCAGGCCGGGACCACCGCGAAGGCCGCCCGCGTCCTGGCCGACCGGGGCGTGCGCGCCTGA
- a CDS encoding beta-ketoacyl-ACP synthase III — MPAAVLGGLGTYLPPRRVSNEELADRFDTSDEWIRTRTGIRQRRWADTGQSTGDLATEAGHRALKSAGLDLGADVDLVVLATTTPDHPCPATAPDVAARLGLSRAAAYDISAVCSGFVYALEVASNALLAGRAQTALVIGAETYSTILNPQDRTTSVIFGDGAGAAVLRRGEADEPGAFAGFDLGSDGNDKDLICIPDGGSRQRATHQEPGDDGRYFTMQGKKVFASAVRRMSESSAALLDRVGWPVDSVDHLVGHQANVRILRAVAEQIGIEAARAVIDIDRVGNTSAASIPLALAEASSAGTVAPGDRVLLTAFGGGLTWGSAALTWPDITAC, encoded by the coding sequence ATGCCTGCGGCCGTTCTCGGAGGACTTGGCACCTACCTTCCACCCCGTCGCGTCTCCAACGAAGAGCTCGCCGACCGTTTCGACACCTCCGACGAGTGGATCCGCACCCGGACCGGCATCCGGCAGCGCCGGTGGGCCGACACCGGCCAGTCGACCGGAGACCTCGCCACCGAGGCGGGCCACCGCGCGCTGAAGTCGGCGGGCCTGGACCTCGGGGCCGACGTGGACCTGGTCGTGCTGGCCACGACCACCCCCGACCACCCCTGCCCCGCCACCGCACCCGACGTCGCGGCCCGCCTCGGCCTCTCCCGGGCCGCCGCCTACGACATCTCCGCCGTGTGCTCCGGCTTCGTGTACGCCCTCGAAGTGGCGTCCAACGCCCTGCTGGCCGGCCGGGCCCAGACCGCCCTGGTCATCGGCGCCGAGACGTACTCCACCATCCTGAACCCGCAGGACCGCACCACCTCCGTCATCTTCGGCGACGGCGCCGGAGCCGCCGTGCTGCGGCGCGGCGAGGCGGACGAGCCGGGCGCCTTCGCCGGATTCGACCTCGGCTCCGACGGCAACGACAAGGACCTCATCTGCATCCCCGACGGCGGATCCCGCCAACGGGCCACCCACCAGGAGCCCGGCGACGACGGCCGCTACTTCACCATGCAGGGCAAGAAGGTCTTCGCCAGCGCCGTGCGCCGCATGAGCGAGTCCTCCGCCGCCCTCCTGGACCGCGTCGGCTGGCCCGTCGACAGCGTCGACCACCTGGTCGGCCACCAGGCCAACGTGCGCATCCTGCGGGCCGTCGCCGAGCAGATCGGCATCGAGGCGGCGCGCGCCGTCATCGACATCGACCGGGTCGGCAACACCTCCGCCGCCTCGATCCCGCTGGCCCTCGCCGAGGCCTCGTCCGCCGGGACCGTCGCCCCCGGCGACCGGGTGCTGCTCACCGCCTTCGGCGGCGGCCTCACCTGGGGCTCGGCGGCCCTGACCTGGCCCGACATCACCGCCTGCTGA
- a CDS encoding AAA family ATPase: MKLAIAGTYSVGKTLTTMAVAHLTGLPRSSAKTMRELLPISIPGKTLEECTPAELIMLIMRRNQERAVNESHLPHGFVSDGSSLHEWAYGTVRVLVGINPNDSVNLDTVEVGEEVRFYGKVLEQMAVPAKQHAKAAYDSFVHLPIEFPLVQDGHRPVNERFRSLADELMLKTLDELNIPYHSVGGTIPERLQKIIDIYGIRPVVSIEEAIERAQQEYAQLDTTSEVDRVAA; encoded by the coding sequence ATGAAGCTCGCCATCGCCGGCACCTACTCCGTCGGCAAGACCCTCACCACGATGGCCGTCGCCCACCTCACGGGCCTGCCGCGGTCCTCCGCGAAGACCATGCGGGAGCTGCTGCCCATCTCCATCCCCGGCAAGACGCTGGAGGAGTGCACCCCGGCCGAGCTGATCATGCTGATCATGCGCCGCAACCAGGAGCGCGCGGTCAACGAGTCGCACCTGCCCCACGGCTTCGTCTCGGACGGCTCCTCGCTGCACGAGTGGGCCTACGGCACCGTCCGCGTCCTCGTCGGCATCAACCCGAACGACTCCGTGAACCTGGACACCGTCGAGGTCGGCGAAGAAGTCCGGTTCTACGGCAAGGTGCTGGAGCAGATGGCCGTCCCGGCCAAGCAGCACGCCAAGGCGGCCTACGACTCCTTCGTCCACCTGCCCATCGAGTTCCCGCTGGTCCAGGACGGCCACCGGCCCGTGAACGAGCGCTTCCGCTCGCTCGCCGACGAGCTGATGCTCAAGACCCTCGACGAGCTGAACATCCCGTACCACAGCGTCGGCGGCACCATCCCCGAGCGCCTCCAGAAGATCATCGACATCTACGGCATCCGCCCGGTCGTGAGCATCGAGGAGGCCATCGAGCGGGCGCAGCAGGAGTACGCGCAGCTCGACACCACCAGCGAAGTCGACCGCGTCGCGGCCTGA
- a CDS encoding AvrD family protein, with amino-acid sequence MAIPAAAESRTTREPLHFDNVSDYLGAPERRFFGEGYKRARHRPAALTSGRDAATGAAPTVTGTAAVTYPADWSRKGAVDQKPHLSTIDVLLLGVQLTEALLAGHRGLTDEDFRGSWLRRVRIKAGAVPVEDDLDAVPVAASLTGERPSPDAGRTVSLVDAVVGALTVRVELDHPDVRRAPAPAPDAGRADRPFGAAHRQRRQSVEDVRVAPGRGRATAAVRLTAWDAAAAPGSGTEGGHQPSAGLIDAFVVALQLGQVLLYELDGVSRADSDTLWMRSTLLEASSPHRPPAAPDGGPHPVAAELRDATRLTTRRGETWRRADIAAELAGVSVVCSVAHRLPA; translated from the coding sequence ATGGCGATCCCGGCCGCGGCCGAGAGCCGCACCACCCGCGAGCCGCTGCACTTCGACAACGTCTCGGACTACCTCGGCGCCCCCGAGCGCCGGTTCTTCGGCGAGGGCTACAAGCGGGCCCGCCACCGCCCGGCCGCGCTCACCTCCGGCCGGGACGCCGCCACCGGGGCCGCCCCCACCGTGACCGGCACCGCGGCGGTCACCTACCCGGCCGACTGGTCCCGCAAGGGCGCCGTCGACCAGAAGCCCCACCTGTCCACGATCGACGTCCTGCTCCTGGGCGTCCAGCTCACCGAAGCCCTGCTGGCAGGCCACCGCGGCCTCACCGACGAGGACTTCCGCGGCTCCTGGCTGCGCCGCGTCCGCATCAAGGCCGGCGCGGTGCCCGTCGAGGACGACCTGGACGCCGTCCCGGTGGCGGCCTCACTCACCGGCGAGCGGCCCTCGCCCGACGCGGGCCGGACCGTGTCCCTCGTGGACGCCGTCGTCGGCGCCCTGACCGTCCGGGTGGAGCTCGACCACCCGGACGTGCGCCGGGCCCCCGCCCCGGCCCCCGACGCGGGGCGGGCCGACCGCCCCTTCGGCGCCGCCCACCGGCAGCGCCGGCAGAGCGTCGAGGACGTGCGGGTCGCCCCCGGCCGGGGCCGCGCCACCGCGGCGGTCCGGCTGACCGCGTGGGACGCGGCCGCGGCGCCGGGCTCCGGCACCGAAGGCGGCCACCAGCCGTCCGCCGGCCTGATCGACGCGTTCGTCGTCGCCCTCCAGCTCGGCCAGGTCCTGCTCTACGAACTGGACGGGGTGAGCCGCGCCGACTCCGACACCCTCTGGATGCGCTCCACCCTGCTGGAGGCCTCCTCCCCGCACCGCCCGCCGGCGGCGCCGGACGGCGGACCCCACCCGGTCGCCGCGGAACTGCGCGACGCCACCCGGCTCACCACCCGGCGCGGCGAGACCTGGCGCCGGGCCGACATCGCCGCGGAACTCGCGGGCGTCAGCGTCGTCTGCTCGGTGGCCCACCGCCTCCCCGCCTGA
- a CDS encoding MFS transporter → MTGKQKTILLVLLGAQFMFAVDFSILTVALPEIGADLGFGLDSLQWVVSAFALTAAGFMLLFGRIGDMVGRKKLFLVGMALLTVSSLIGGLATSPEIMLAARIAQGLATAIVTPSGMALITTSFEEGPLRTKALGLNGALLSLGFASGAILGGVLTDLLSWRWDFFINVPVGIVLFVAGIVVISESVSDSRPKLDVPGAVTVTAGLLAFVFGITGIERNGWAAPQTWGTLLLAAVLLVAFYLIELKSDAPLAPVAILKSNSVKWGNLGGLVTFSMESALSFLLTLYMQQVLELSAFQTGLMFGFLGLGAFLGGTFASKILARTGAKGALVLGLVIQAVMTGALFWLGENKTAGIVAILVTTFVGGFGHVLAIVAYSVTATSGIDDSEQGLATGLATMTQQIGFTLGIPIMSAVAASQYGGLTDGVASVAGVLTGTTFGIFVDGLIVLGGALLVALFLRTDRPAAAPSTPRQAPAADERPLVDAK, encoded by the coding sequence ATGACGGGCAAGCAGAAGACGATCCTCCTCGTCCTGCTCGGCGCCCAGTTCATGTTCGCGGTCGACTTCTCCATTCTGACCGTCGCCCTCCCCGAGATCGGCGCGGACCTCGGATTCGGACTCGACAGCCTCCAATGGGTCGTCTCCGCATTCGCCCTCACCGCCGCCGGATTCATGCTCCTCTTCGGCCGCATCGGTGACATGGTCGGCCGCAAGAAGCTCTTCCTCGTCGGAATGGCCCTGCTGACCGTCTCGTCCCTGATCGGCGGACTCGCCACCAGCCCCGAGATCATGCTGGCCGCCCGCATCGCCCAGGGCCTCGCCACCGCCATCGTCACTCCGTCCGGAATGGCACTGATCACCACGAGTTTCGAAGAGGGCCCGCTGCGCACCAAGGCGCTCGGCCTCAACGGAGCGCTGCTCTCCCTCGGATTCGCCTCCGGCGCCATTCTCGGCGGCGTCCTCACGGACCTGCTCTCCTGGCGCTGGGACTTCTTCATCAACGTCCCGGTCGGCATCGTGCTGTTCGTCGCCGGCATCGTGGTGATCTCCGAGTCGGTCTCCGACTCACGCCCCAAGCTGGACGTCCCCGGTGCCGTCACGGTCACCGCGGGCCTGCTCGCCTTCGTCTTCGGCATCACCGGCATCGAGCGCAACGGCTGGGCCGCGCCGCAGACCTGGGGCACCCTGCTCCTCGCCGCCGTCCTGCTGGTCGCCTTCTACCTGATCGAGCTGAAGTCCGACGCCCCGCTCGCCCCCGTGGCGATCCTCAAGTCCAACTCCGTCAAGTGGGGCAACCTCGGCGGCCTGGTCACCTTCTCCATGGAGTCGGCCCTCTCCTTCCTGCTCACCCTCTACATGCAGCAGGTCCTCGAACTCAGCGCCTTCCAGACCGGCCTGATGTTCGGCTTCCTCGGCCTCGGCGCCTTCCTCGGCGGCACCTTCGCCTCGAAGATCCTCGCCCGTACCGGCGCCAAGGGCGCCCTCGTCCTCGGCCTGGTCATCCAGGCGGTCATGACGGGCGCGCTGTTCTGGCTCGGTGAGAACAAGACCGCGGGCATCGTCGCCATCCTGGTCACCACCTTCGTGGGCGGCTTCGGCCACGTCCTCGCCATCGTCGCCTACTCCGTCACCGCCACCTCCGGCATCGACGACAGCGAGCAGGGCCTGGCCACCGGTCTGGCCACCATGACCCAGCAGATCGGCTTCACCCTCGGCATCCCGATCATGTCCGCCGTCGCCGCCTCGCAGTACGGCGGACTCACCGACGGCGTCGCCTCGGTGGCCGGAGTCCTGACCGGCACCACCTTCGGCATCTTCGTGGACGGCCTGATCGTCCTCGGCGGCGCCCTGCTGGTCGCGCTCTTCCTGCGCACCGACAGGCCCGCGGCCGCCCCGAGCACCCCGCGGCAGGCCCCGGCGGCCGACGAGCGCCCGCTCGTCGACGCCAAGTAG
- a CDS encoding MBL fold metallo-hydrolase has protein sequence MPPAPTEPATSTGPAAATAARRLTRPAPLRTHTFGEYRVTHLPDGLVQLRPTGWFPGLTAADTAAFPDHLDADDCLVGAIGGLLVEYRDRALLIDTGYGPRRLTADRTHPALGTLEGGGLLASLTEAGLAPGGIDTIAFTHLHDDHVGWAFLGTDRGPLFSSASFVLSTAEWRGGGAGQVPPALHERVRPAADGTEVFPGVTLRESPGHTGGHAGYVLAVGAEDGAAGADGGADGGADGGGERVDRLVVAGDVLHSPLQVAHPEWPVFFDADAATAVRTRTAFLRDAATAGTLVYAGHFADVLFGRVRADRDTGGHTWEPLA, from the coding sequence ATGCCCCCGGCACCGACCGAACCGGCCACCTCCACCGGACCCGCCGCGGCGACCGCCGCGCGGCGGCTCACCCGGCCCGCCCCGCTGCGCACCCACACGTTCGGCGAGTACCGGGTCACCCACCTGCCCGACGGCCTCGTGCAGCTCCGCCCGACCGGCTGGTTCCCCGGCCTGACGGCGGCCGACACGGCCGCCTTCCCGGACCACCTCGACGCCGACGACTGCCTGGTCGGGGCCATCGGCGGCCTGCTGGTGGAGTACCGGGACCGGGCCCTGCTCATCGACACCGGCTACGGCCCGCGCCGGCTGACGGCCGACCGCACGCACCCCGCGCTCGGCACGCTGGAGGGCGGCGGGCTGCTCGCCTCCCTCACCGAGGCGGGCCTCGCGCCCGGCGGGATCGACACCATCGCCTTCACCCACCTCCACGACGACCACGTCGGCTGGGCCTTCCTCGGAACGGACCGGGGGCCGCTCTTCTCCTCGGCCTCCTTCGTCCTGTCCACGGCCGAATGGCGGGGCGGCGGGGCCGGCCAGGTGCCGCCCGCGCTGCACGAGCGGGTCCGTCCCGCCGCCGACGGGACGGAGGTCTTCCCCGGGGTCACGCTGCGGGAGAGCCCCGGGCACACCGGGGGCCACGCCGGCTACGTCCTGGCCGTCGGCGCCGAAGACGGCGCGGCCGGGGCGGACGGCGGGGCGGACGGCGGGGCGGACGGCGGCGGGGAGCGGGTCGACCGGCTGGTCGTCGCCGGGGACGTGCTGCACTCGCCGCTCCAGGTCGCCCACCCCGAATGGCCCGTGTTCTTCGACGCCGACGCGGCCACCGCGGTGCGGACCCGTACCGCGTTCCTCCGGGACGCCGCCACCGCGGGCACCCTGGTCTACGCGGGGCACTTCGCCGACGTCCTCTTCGGCCGCGTCCGCGCGGACCGGGACACCGGCGGCCACACCTGGGAGCCGCTGGCCTGA
- a CDS encoding helix-turn-helix domain-containing protein, with protein MSKTQQLKELGKFLIARRGEITPSEVGLPLVGFRRTPGLRREEVALLAGVGVSWYTWIEQGRAENVSAEVLGSISRVLNLDYTQRQYVWRLADLTPDQSAAPSKPDAAVLQPYVDNWSPNPAYITDRVWNVTVANRSARELLAMDGGTGNILRDFFTHPGTRASYPSWEQEAPTVVARFRSHAARYPGDPLLAAQIDRLCAESPEFAHHWIALDVQEDACGVDILHHPLTGSISLKRTTLDFTVRMGLRLTVFFPVPGTSGQQSIEKLAAEPRTLGHRRAA; from the coding sequence ATGTCCAAGACCCAGCAATTGAAGGAACTGGGAAAGTTCCTCATCGCACGCCGCGGCGAGATCACCCCGTCCGAAGTCGGCCTTCCCCTCGTCGGTTTCAGGAGAACACCGGGACTGCGCCGCGAGGAAGTCGCCCTGCTCGCCGGAGTGGGCGTCTCCTGGTACACGTGGATCGAACAGGGACGCGCGGAGAACGTGTCCGCGGAAGTGCTGGGTTCGATATCCCGCGTGCTCAACCTGGATTACACACAGCGTCAGTACGTGTGGCGACTGGCCGATCTCACACCCGATCAGAGCGCCGCCCCGAGCAAGCCCGACGCCGCGGTCCTCCAGCCCTACGTGGACAATTGGTCGCCCAATCCGGCGTACATCACCGACCGCGTGTGGAACGTGACGGTCGCGAACCGCTCGGCCCGTGAACTCCTCGCGATGGACGGCGGCACCGGCAACATCCTCCGGGATTTCTTCACCCACCCCGGAACCCGCGCCTCCTATCCCTCCTGGGAACAGGAAGCACCCACCGTGGTCGCCCGCTTCCGGTCTCACGCGGCCCGTTATCCGGGAGATCCGCTGCTCGCCGCGCAAATAGACCGGCTGTGCGCCGAGAGCCCCGAATTCGCGCACCACTGGATCGCCCTGGACGTCCAGGAGGACGCCTGCGGGGTGGACATCCTGCACCACCCGCTGACCGGGTCGATCTCCCTCAAGCGCACCACCCTCGACTTCACCGTGCGCATGGGCCTGCGGCTCACCGTCTTCTTCCCGGTCCCCGGCACGAGCGGACAGCAGTCGATCGAGAAGCTCGCGGCCGAGCCCCGGACGCTCGGCCACCGGCGGGCGGCGTAG